One region of Wolbachia endosymbiont of Drosophila innubila genomic DNA includes:
- a CDS encoding DNA-directed RNA polymerase subunit beta/beta' yields the protein MVDSSYMYASGAFVPRVSYSRSIDLKDSLLDLVKVQKESYDSFTPKNKGNERLEVIFHTIFPINDPLRRATIEFISCRVDDPKYDESECIKRGVTFSAQVIASIRLVVMQDGISLDEYKSIKESGDHSKLATVVKSIEEQKVHFCGLPMMTDKGTFIINGVEKVIVSQMHRSPGVFFDSDKGKTYNSGKLIYSARIIPYRGSWLDIEFDVKDHLYFRVDRKRKLPISVLLKALGLSNNDILDRFYEKIKYVKHKDGWKVPFVPDKFKGVRLPFDLMDIEGNVLLKANVRITSRLAKKLYDNELKEYLVPFNSICGLFLAEDLMDSASSTKILSAGESIKLEDIKKLELLSVDEISVLNIDNLFVGPYILNTLFLDENMSYQDALYEIYRVLRPGEVPVLEIVEEFFRNLFFSPEYYDLSNIGRLKLNSYLGLNYDEDLTVLTHEDIIEIVKKIVLLRDGQGSVDDIDHLGNRRVRSVGEFIENQFRTGLLKLERAIVDSMSTSSLDKVSPSDFINPKVLTNVLRDFFNSSQLSQFMDQTNPLSEITHKRRLSALGPGGLTRERAGFEVRDVHPTHYGRICPIETPEGQNIGLINSLAIYARINKYGFIESPYRKVVNRVVTDQIEYLSAIDEGSHHIADTSVKLDENNCFVDDMLYCRYAGSFVMVSSDQVSYIDVSPKQVISVAASLIPFLENDDANRALMGSNMQRQAVPLLKPTAPLVATGMESFVASGSGAVVLAKRDGIVDSSDSNSIVIRAFDKERVNYLDVDIYHLRKFQRSNHNTCINQRPLVCVGDYVKKGDVIADGPAINSGELALGKNLLVAFMSWQGYNFEDSIIISSEVVKKDLFTSIHIEEFDCVVHDTPLGSEKITRAIPGVNEENLYHLDDNGIVKIGTRVGPGYILVGKVTPKPSLSLLPETKLLMTIFGEKSFDCADSSLYTSPDVEGTVIDVQVFTRRGVEENERALLIKQKEINDFEEERDYIINVTSEYFYDELKKLLINSGSQDREKFDSIEREQWWGIGLKNQSISEQVKSLKKDFDEKVSHAIAQFKRKVEKLHEGYDLPQGVSMSVKVFIAVKHSLQPGDKMAGRHGNKGVISRVVPVEDMPYLEDGTPVDIILNPLGVPSRMNVGQILETHVGWACRKLGEKVSNILDEINKIKSAFCKGIRSLNDDNFTQFAVAYLDNKKIENIDDDEITASVLNTPNKNALNDELNELVENYLNSCKSSYSNLRNFLIEVYSYGNNVSICNDIRNISDNNLIEFARKLRDGVPVAAPVFEGPKDEQIAKLFELAGLDNSGQAVLYDGCSGEKFDRKVTVGYMYMLKLHHLVDGKIHARSVGPYSLVTQQPLGGKSHFGGQRFGEMECWALQAYGAAYTLQEMLTVKSDDINGRVKIYESVIKGDSNFECGIPESFNVMIKELRSLCLNVDLKQNDVVIEDISHTNIAQPFNEVSISIASPESIKRISCGEIEDVSTANYRTFKVEKGGLFCPKVFGPVNDDECLCGKYKKRRHRGRICEKCGVEVTSSKVRRERMGHIELASPVAHIWFLKSLPSRIGALLDMSLRDIENILYSDNYIVIDPLVSPFEKGEIISEKAYNEAKDSYGIDSFVAMQGVEAIRELLTRLDLHEIRKDLRLELESVASEIRRKKIIKRLRIVENFIKSGNRPEWMILTTIPILPPDLRPLVSLESGRPAVSDLNHHYRTIINRNNRLRKLLSLNPPEIMIRNEKRMLQEAVDSLFDNSRRNTLVNKAGAVGYKKSISDMLKGKQGRFRQNLLGKRVDYSGRSVIVVGPTLKLNQCGLPKRMALELFKPFVYSKLKMYGMAPTIKFASKLIRAEKPEVWDMLEEVIKEHPVLLNRAPTLHRLGIQAFEPILIEGKAIQLHPLVCTAFNADFDGDQMAVHVPISLEAQLEARVLMMSTNNVLSPSNGRPIIVPSKDIVLGIYYLTLQEPKEDNLPSFGAFCEVEHFLSDGTLHIHSSIKYRMEYINSSGETHYKTVCTTPGRLILWQIFPKHENLGFDLINQILTVKEITGIVDLVYRNCGQSATVAFSDKLMVLGFEYATFSGVSFGRCDMVIPETKATHVDHARGEIKKFSMQYQDGLITRSERYNKVIDEWSKCTDMIANDMLKAISIYDGNSKYNSVYMMVNSGARGSTSQMKQLAGMRGLMTKPSGEIIETPIISNFREGLNVFEYFNSTHGARKGLADTALKTANSGYLTRRLVDVSQNCIVTKHDCKTKNGLVVRATVEGSTIVASLESVVLGRTAANDIYNPVTKELLVKAGELIDEDKVKQISIAGLDVVKIRSPLTCEISPGVCSLCYGRDLATGKIVSIGEAVGVIAAQSVGEPGTQLTMRTFHIGGVMTRGVESSNIIASINAKIKLNNSNIIIDRNGNKIVISRSCEVVLMDSLGSEKLKHSVPYGAKLYVDESGSVKIGDKVAEWDPYTLPIITEKTGTVSYQDLKDGISITEVMDESTGISSKVVKDWKLHSGGANLRPRIVLLDDNGKVMTLASGVEACYFIPIGAVLNVQDGQKVHAGDVITRTPRESVKTRDITGGLPRVIELFEARRPKEHAIVSEIDGYVAFSEKDRRGKRSILIKPVDEQISPVEYLVSRSKHVIVNEGDFVRKGDLLMDGDPDLHDILRVLGLEALAHYMISEIQQVYRLQGVRIDNKHLEVILKQMLQKVEITDPGDTMYLVGESIDKLEVDRENDAMSNSGKRPTHYLPILQGITRASLETSSFISAASFQETTKVLTEAAFCGKSDPLSGLKENVIVGRLIPAGTGLIMNKIRALSLCDNVDKYEKYFDIETYDEEWLMDNGCHLHFGEEESVVAYDQSN from the coding sequence ATGGTTGATTCTTCTTATATGTACGCTTCTGGTGCTTTTGTTCCTAGAGTTTCTTATTCTAGGTCGATTGATTTAAAAGATTCTTTATTGGATTTGGTTAAGGTTCAAAAAGAATCATATGATTCTTTTACTCCTAAGAATAAGGGTAATGAAAGACTTGAAGTTATCTTTCATACAATCTTTCCAATAAATGATCCTTTGCGTAGGGCTACTATTGAGTTTATAAGTTGTAGGGTAGATGATCCTAAGTATGATGAATCTGAGTGTATAAAGCGTGGTGTAACTTTTTCTGCTCAGGTTATTGCTTCTATACGTCTTGTTGTTATGCAGGATGGTATTTCTCTTGATGAATATAAATCGATTAAAGAGAGTGGAGATCATTCTAAACTTGCAACCGTTGTAAAATCTATAGAAGAGCAGAAAGTCCACTTTTGTGGGTTGCCTATGATGACTGATAAGGGCACTTTCATCATTAATGGTGTGGAAAAAGTTATCGTCTCACAAATGCATAGGTCTCCTGGTGTATTTTTTGATAGCGATAAGGGAAAAACTTACAATTCTGGTAAATTGATCTATTCTGCTAGAATTATTCCTTATAGGGGTTCTTGGCTTGATATTGAATTTGATGTTAAAGACCATTTGTATTTTCGTGTTGATAGAAAAAGAAAATTGCCAATTTCAGTTTTATTAAAGGCGTTGGGTCTATCAAATAATGATATACTCGATAGATTTTATGAGAAAATAAAGTATGTAAAACATAAAGATGGTTGGAAAGTGCCTTTTGTTCCTGATAAATTTAAAGGAGTGAGGCTGCCTTTCGACTTAATGGATATTGAAGGTAATGTGCTGCTTAAAGCTAACGTTCGTATTACCTCAAGACTAGCTAAAAAGCTATATGATAATGAATTGAAAGAGTATCTGGTTCCGTTTAATTCTATATGTGGTTTATTCCTCGCAGAAGATTTAATGGATAGTGCTAGCTCTACGAAAATTTTATCTGCTGGTGAATCTATAAAGCTGGAAGACATAAAGAAGCTTGAGTTATTATCTGTAGATGAAATATCAGTGCTGAACATAGATAATTTGTTTGTTGGACCTTATATATTAAATACGCTTTTCTTAGATGAAAACATGTCTTATCAGGATGCACTATATGAAATATATAGAGTTTTGCGTCCTGGTGAAGTTCCTGTTTTAGAGATAGTAGAAGAGTTTTTCCGTAATCTTTTCTTCAGTCCGGAATATTATGATTTGTCTAACATTGGTAGGTTGAAGCTTAACTCTTACCTTGGATTAAATTATGATGAGGATTTAACTGTTTTAACGCATGAAGATATTATTGAAATTGTGAAAAAAATAGTATTGTTACGTGACGGTCAAGGATCTGTAGATGATATTGATCATTTAGGAAACAGAAGAGTAAGATCAGTTGGAGAGTTTATAGAAAATCAATTTAGAACTGGGTTGTTGAAATTGGAACGCGCAATAGTTGATTCTATGTCCACTTCTAGTTTAGATAAAGTTTCTCCATCTGATTTTATTAATCCAAAAGTGTTAACTAATGTCTTAAGAGATTTCTTCAATTCTTCTCAATTATCTCAATTTATGGATCAGACTAATCCGTTATCTGAAATAACACATAAAAGAAGGTTATCCGCGTTAGGTCCTGGCGGTTTAACAAGAGAACGGGCAGGATTTGAGGTGCGTGATGTTCATCCAACTCATTATGGAAGAATTTGCCCTATTGAGACTCCTGAAGGGCAAAATATAGGGTTAATCAACAGCTTAGCTATATACGCGCGTATTAATAAATATGGTTTCATTGAAAGCCCTTATAGAAAAGTAGTCAATAGGGTTGTTACTGATCAAATTGAGTATCTTTCTGCTATAGACGAAGGCTCACATCATATAGCTGACACTAGCGTAAAGCTTGATGAAAATAATTGCTTTGTTGATGACATGCTATACTGTAGATATGCTGGTAGCTTCGTCATGGTAAGTAGCGACCAAGTTAGTTACATTGACGTATCTCCTAAGCAGGTAATATCAGTTGCAGCTTCCTTGATTCCATTTTTAGAAAATGATGATGCTAATAGAGCATTAATGGGCTCAAATATGCAACGTCAGGCCGTACCTTTATTGAAGCCTACCGCTCCTCTGGTTGCTACTGGTATGGAGTCTTTTGTAGCTTCTGGCTCTGGTGCTGTAGTTTTAGCAAAACGCGATGGCATAGTTGATAGTTCTGATAGTAACTCTATAGTTATACGTGCTTTTGATAAAGAAAGGGTTAACTACTTGGACGTAGATATTTATCATCTAAGGAAATTTCAGCGTTCTAACCATAATACTTGTATTAATCAAAGACCGCTAGTGTGCGTAGGTGATTATGTTAAAAAGGGTGATGTAATAGCTGATGGTCCTGCAATTAACAGTGGTGAGTTGGCGCTTGGTAAAAATTTGCTAGTCGCTTTTATGTCTTGGCAAGGTTATAATTTTGAAGACTCTATTATTATTTCTAGTGAAGTTGTTAAAAAAGATCTCTTTACTTCTATTCATATAGAAGAATTTGACTGTGTTGTACATGATACCCCTTTAGGATCAGAAAAAATAACTCGTGCTATACCTGGTGTTAATGAAGAAAATCTATATCACTTGGATGATAATGGTATAGTGAAAATTGGTACAAGAGTTGGTCCAGGCTATATTCTGGTAGGTAAAGTTACACCTAAACCTTCTCTTTCATTGCTTCCTGAAACGAAGTTATTAATGACAATTTTTGGTGAAAAGTCATTCGATTGTGCGGATTCCTCTTTATATACATCTCCAGATGTTGAAGGGACAGTAATTGATGTACAAGTCTTTACACGCAGGGGGGTTGAAGAAAATGAAAGGGCATTACTCATCAAACAAAAAGAGATAAATGACTTTGAGGAAGAGCGAGATTATATAATCAATGTTACTAGTGAATATTTCTATGATGAACTGAAGAAACTTCTTATTAATTCTGGTTCTCAAGATCGAGAAAAATTTGACTCTATTGAACGTGAGCAATGGTGGGGTATAGGATTAAAAAACCAATCCATTTCTGAGCAAGTTAAGAGCTTAAAAAAAGATTTTGATGAAAAAGTATCACATGCAATAGCACAGTTTAAGCGAAAAGTAGAAAAATTACATGAAGGTTATGACCTGCCTCAAGGTGTGTCGATGTCAGTAAAAGTTTTCATTGCTGTGAAACATAGTCTGCAACCAGGGGATAAAATGGCTGGTAGACATGGAAATAAAGGTGTGATTTCTCGAGTTGTGCCAGTGGAAGATATGCCTTATTTGGAAGATGGTACTCCTGTTGATATTATTCTTAACCCTCTTGGTGTTCCTTCACGAATGAATGTAGGGCAAATACTGGAAACGCATGTAGGTTGGGCTTGTAGAAAATTAGGGGAAAAGGTAAGTAATATTCTCGATGAGATCAATAAGATCAAAAGTGCTTTTTGCAAGGGAATTAGGTCCCTTAACGATGATAATTTTACACAATTTGCAGTAGCATACCTTGATAATAAAAAAATTGAAAATATTGATGATGATGAAATAACGGCTTCTGTTTTAAATACACCTAATAAGAATGCACTAAATGACGAGTTGAATGAGTTAGTAGAGAACTATTTGAACTCTTGTAAAAGTTCATACAGCAATTTACGTAACTTCCTGATTGAGGTTTATAGCTATGGCAATAACGTATCTATCTGTAATGATATTCGTAATATTAGTGATAATAATCTCATTGAATTTGCACGCAAATTACGTGATGGCGTTCCTGTTGCTGCACCTGTATTTGAGGGTCCAAAAGATGAACAAATAGCAAAATTATTTGAACTTGCTGGTTTAGATAACTCTGGACAAGCTGTATTATATGACGGTTGCAGTGGTGAAAAATTCGACCGCAAGGTTACAGTTGGTTACATGTACATGCTTAAGTTGCACCACTTGGTTGATGGTAAAATTCATGCGCGTTCAGTAGGGCCTTATAGTTTGGTTACTCAACAACCTCTTGGAGGAAAATCTCATTTTGGTGGTCAGCGTTTTGGTGAAATGGAATGTTGGGCATTACAAGCCTATGGTGCTGCTTATACTTTGCAGGAAATGTTAACTGTGAAGTCTGATGATATTAATGGTAGAGTTAAGATTTATGAATCGGTAATAAAAGGTGACAGTAATTTTGAATGTGGAATTCCTGAATCCTTTAATGTGATGATAAAAGAACTACGTTCTTTATGTTTAAATGTAGATTTAAAGCAAAATGATGTAGTGATTGAAGATATATCTCACACTAACATTGCACAACCTTTTAATGAGGTTAGCATATCGATTGCTAGCCCTGAAAGTATTAAGCGTATATCTTGTGGTGAGATAGAAGATGTTTCAACTGCAAATTATCGTACGTTCAAAGTTGAGAAAGGTGGATTATTTTGCCCTAAGGTTTTTGGCCCTGTCAATGACGATGAATGTTTATGTGGAAAATACAAAAAAAGAAGACACAGAGGTCGCATATGTGAAAAATGCGGAGTAGAAGTTACATCTTCTAAAGTAAGAAGAGAAAGGATGGGTCATATAGAGCTTGCATCTCCTGTTGCTCATATATGGTTTTTGAAATCGCTTCCTTCAAGAATTGGAGCATTATTGGATATGTCTCTCAGAGATATTGAGAATATTTTATATAGCGATAATTATATCGTAATAGATCCTCTTGTTTCGCCTTTTGAAAAAGGTGAGATTATTAGTGAAAAAGCTTATAATGAAGCTAAAGATAGCTATGGGATCGATAGTTTTGTAGCTATGCAAGGTGTTGAAGCTATAAGAGAGTTGCTAACGCGCCTTGATTTACATGAAATTAGGAAGGATTTAAGACTAGAATTAGAATCTGTTGCTTCTGAGATAAGAAGAAAGAAAATTATAAAGAGATTGCGTATTGTTGAAAACTTCATTAAATCTGGAAATAGGCCTGAGTGGATGATACTTACAACTATACCTATTTTACCACCTGATTTGCGTCCTTTGGTATCGCTTGAGAGTGGTCGTCCTGCAGTTTCTGATCTGAATCATCATTATAGGACTATTATTAATAGAAATAACAGGTTGAGAAAATTGTTGAGCTTAAATCCTCCTGAGATTATGATTCGTAATGAAAAAAGGATGTTACAAGAAGCAGTTGATTCTCTTTTTGATAATAGTCGTCGTAATACTTTGGTAAATAAAGCTGGTGCTGTTGGATATAAAAAGTCCATTAGTGATATGTTAAAAGGAAAACAGGGTCGTTTTCGCCAGAACCTCTTAGGAAAAAGGGTAGACTACTCTGGACGTTCTGTAATAGTTGTTGGTCCAACTTTGAAACTAAATCAGTGTGGATTACCAAAAAGAATGGCTCTTGAACTATTCAAACCTTTTGTTTACTCAAAGCTTAAGATGTATGGTATGGCTCCAACTATTAAGTTTGCTAGTAAGTTGATAAGAGCAGAAAAACCAGAAGTTTGGGATATGCTTGAAGAGGTAATAAAAGAGCATCCTGTTTTGTTGAATAGAGCGCCTACGCTACATAGACTTGGTATTCAGGCTTTTGAGCCAATCCTTATTGAAGGCAAAGCAATACAGCTTCATCCGCTTGTCTGTACGGCGTTTAATGCTGATTTTGATGGTGATCAAATGGCAGTGCATGTGCCAATTTCATTGGAAGCTCAGCTTGAAGCTAGGGTGTTGATGATGTCCACTAATAACGTTTTAAGTCCTTCTAATGGCAGACCGATTATAGTTCCTAGTAAAGATATAGTACTTGGTATATATTATCTGACTTTACAAGAACCTAAGGAAGATAATTTACCATCTTTTGGTGCTTTTTGTGAAGTTGAGCATTTCTTGAGTGATGGTACTTTACATATTCATTCTAGTATAAAGTATAGGATGGAGTATATTAATAGCAGCGGTGAAACTCACTATAAAACTGTTTGTACAACTCCTGGCCGTTTAATATTATGGCAAATTTTTCCTAAGCATGAGAATCTAGGCTTCGATCTAATAAATCAGATATTAACAGTCAAGGAAATAACTGGTATAGTTGATTTGGTATATCGTAACTGTGGTCAAAGTGCTACAGTGGCATTTTCTGATAAATTAATGGTACTTGGCTTTGAGTATGCCACATTTTCTGGTGTCTCTTTTGGTCGTTGTGATATGGTTATACCTGAAACTAAAGCTACACATGTTGATCACGCGAGGGGTGAAATTAAGAAATTCTCTATGCAATATCAAGATGGGCTAATAACTAGAAGTGAGAGGTATAACAAGGTTATAGATGAATGGTCTAAGTGTACGGATATGATAGCTAATGATATGTTAAAAGCAATATCTATATATGATGGAAATAGTAAGTACAACTCAGTGTATATGATGGTTAACTCTGGTGCAAGGGGTTCTACTTCACAGATGAAACAGCTAGCAGGAATGCGAGGGCTCATGACCAAACCTTCTGGTGAGATTATAGAAACACCTATAATTTCTAATTTCCGTGAAGGATTGAACGTATTTGAATACTTTAATTCTACTCACGGTGCGCGTAAAGGTTTAGCTGACACTGCACTTAAAACTGCAAACTCTGGATACTTAACTCGTCGTTTAGTTGATGTATCTCAAAATTGCATAGTTACAAAGCATGACTGTAAAACAAAAAATGGTCTTGTTGTGAGAGCTACAGTTGAAGGAAGTACTATAGTTGCATCTCTAGAGAGTGTTGTGCTGGGTAGAACAGCTGCAAATGATATATATAACCCAGTGACAAAAGAATTATTAGTAAAAGCAGGGGAATTAATTGATGAGGATAAAGTAAAGCAAATCAGCATTGCAGGTCTTGATGTTGTAAAAATTAGATCGCCTTTAACTTGTGAAATAAGTCCTGGTGTATGTTCTTTATGTTATGGAAGAGACCTTGCAACTGGTAAAATTGTTTCAATAGGTGAAGCAGTTGGTGTTATAGCTGCTCAATCTGTTGGAGAGCCAGGTACTCAGTTAACGATGCGTACTTTTCATATAGGTGGAGTAATGACTAGAGGCGTTGAATCCTCGAATATTATAGCTTCTATTAATGCTAAAATAAAGTTAAACAATAGTAATATAATTATAGATAGAAACGGAAATAAAATTGTGATAAGCCGTTCCTGTGAAGTCGTGTTGATGGATAGCCTTGGTAGTGAGAAGTTGAAGCACAGTGTACCTTACGGCGCTAAGCTTTATGTAGATGAGAGTGGGTCAGTAAAAATTGGCGATAAAGTTGCGGAATGGGATCCTTATACATTGCCTATTATCACGGAGAAGACTGGTACAGTGTCTTATCAGGACTTAAAAGATGGAATTTCGATCACTGAAGTGATGGATGAATCTACAGGAATATCAAGCAAAGTAGTAAAAGACTGGAAATTGCATTCTGGTGGAGCTAATTTACGTCCTCGTATTGTGCTGCTTGACGATAATGGTAAAGTAATGACACTCGCAAGTGGCGTTGAAGCATGTTATTTTATACCAATCGGTGCAGTGCTCAATGTACAAGATGGCCAGAAGGTTCATGCAGGTGATGTTATTACAAGAACACCAAGAGAGTCAGTTAAAACTCGTGATATTACTGGTGGTTTACCGAGGGTTATAGAGTTATTTGAAGCACGTCGTCCTAAAGAGCATGCTATTGTTAGTGAGATAGATGGCTATGTAGCGTTTTCTGAAAAAGACCGTAGAGGAAAACGCAGTATATTAATTAAACCTGTAGATGAACAAATTTCTCCAGTTGAATATTTGGTATCAAGAAGTAAGCATGTAATAGTCAATGAAGGTGATTTTGTACGTAAAGGTGATCTATTGATGGATGGTGACCCTGATCTCCATGATATTTTACGTGTGCTTGGGTTAGAAGCTTTAGCGCACTATATGATTTCTGAAATACAGCAAGTTTATAGATTGCAGGGTGTTCGTATAGACAATAAGCATTTAGAGGTGATCTTAAAACAAATGCTACAAAAAGTGGAAATTACTGATCCTGGTGATACTATGTACTTGGTTGGCGAAAGCATTGACAAGCTGGAAGTTGATAGGGAAAATGATGCTATGAGTAACTCTGGCAAGCGGCCTACTCATTATCTTCCTATTCTGCAGGGGATTACTAGGGCAAGTCTTGAAACTAGCTCCTTTATTTCTGCTGCCTCTTTCCAAGAGACAACAAAAGTACTTACAGAAGCAGCATTCTGCGGGAAGAGTGATCCTTTAAGTGGATTAAAAGAAAATGTTATAGTAGGAAGATTAATTCCTGCTGGTACAGGTTTGATTATGAATAAGATCAGAGCACTTTCACTTTGTGATAATGTGGATAAATATGAAAAATATTTTGATATTGAAACTTATGACGAGGAATGGTTGATGGATAATGGTTGTCATTTACACTTTGGTGAGGAAGAGAGCGTAGTGGCATACGATCAGTCGAATTGA
- the dusB gene encoding tRNA dihydrouridine synthase DusB, whose amino-acid sequence MPLQIGNLTIDSPVILAPMSGVTDYPFRSIVKKLGASLLVSEMIASRAMIMQTRQSLQKAKVDALTAVQLAGCEPDVMAEAAKLNEDMGAKIIDINFGCPVKKVVNGYAGSALMRDEKKAAEIIEAVVKAVNMPVTVKMRTGWNDENRNAPRLAKIAEDLGAKMITVHGRTRAQLYNGQADWKFVRNVKEQVKIPVIVNGDIKNLNDIQNALKESGADGVMIGRGAYGKPWLINQAMNFLSGSETSEPTASERLSIILEHYDNILEYYGNDTGIKMARKHIGWYSSGLQGSSEFRVRVNNMTDSTEVKENIIGFFGQETH is encoded by the coding sequence ATGCCCCTCCAAATAGGAAATTTGACAATTGATTCTCCAGTTATTTTAGCTCCAATGTCTGGAGTGACTGATTATCCGTTTAGAAGTATTGTGAAGAAACTTGGTGCAAGTTTGTTAGTTTCAGAGATGATCGCAAGCAGAGCTATGATTATGCAAACTCGCCAGAGTTTGCAAAAAGCAAAAGTCGATGCATTAACTGCTGTGCAGCTTGCTGGGTGTGAGCCAGATGTTATGGCGGAGGCTGCAAAATTAAACGAGGACATGGGAGCAAAAATTATAGACATAAACTTTGGTTGCCCTGTTAAAAAAGTTGTAAACGGTTATGCAGGATCAGCGCTAATGCGTGATGAGAAAAAAGCCGCTGAGATAATTGAAGCTGTGGTCAAAGCAGTGAATATGCCAGTTACGGTGAAAATGCGCACTGGATGGAACGATGAAAATCGCAATGCCCCGAGACTTGCGAAAATTGCCGAAGACTTAGGAGCAAAAATGATCACTGTGCATGGAAGAACAAGAGCGCAGCTTTATAATGGTCAAGCAGATTGGAAATTCGTTAGAAATGTTAAAGAGCAAGTGAAAATTCCAGTTATAGTAAATGGCGATATTAAAAATTTAAATGATATTCAGAATGCTCTCAAAGAATCTGGAGCAGACGGAGTGATGATAGGTCGTGGTGCCTACGGTAAACCTTGGCTGATTAATCAAGCAATGAACTTTCTCAGTGGAAGTGAAACTTCTGAGCCAACAGCTTCAGAGAGATTAAGCATCATACTCGAGCATTACGACAATATTCTTGAGTACTATGGAAATGACACAGGAATAAAGATGGCCCGCAAACACATAGGTTGGTACAGTAGCGGGCTTCAAGGCTCATCTGAATTTCGTGTGAGAGTAAATAACATGACAGATAGCACAGAAGTGAAAGAAAATATTATTGGCTTTTTTGGTCAAGAGACACACTAG